CGCCGCCCGGTGCGGTGACGACGCCGGCCTCGTCGGCGCGGCCGCGTGGCACCGCGCCCGGCCGGTCGTGGTCGCCGCCGCAGACCCGAGCAACACGAAAGGAGACGGCCGATGACACCGACCGTCCAGAAGACGGGCGGAAGCCCGCCTCCCGTGCTCGAACTGGAGCACATCAGCAAGAGCTTCGGCGCCGTACAGGCGCTCGGCGACGTCAGCATGAGCGTCGCCGCCGGAGAGGTCGTGGCCCTCGTCGGCGACAACGGGGCCGGAAAGTCCACCCTGATCAAGACGGTCTCCGGAGCACACCCCCGCGACGGCGGCACCATGTCCGTGAACGGCGAGCAGGTGTCCCCGCGCAAGCCCATCGACTCGACCCGCCTCGGCATCGCGACCGTCTACCAGGACCTCGCCCTGTGCGACAACCTCGACATCGTCGCCAACCTGTTCCTCGGGCGCGAGAAGCACCACGGGGGCTTCCTGAGCGCCCTCGACATGGAACAGATCGCCGTCGGGCTGCTCAAGCGGCTCTCCGTGAGGATCAAGGACCTGCGGGCCCCCGTCTCGTCACTCTCCGGCGGGCAGCGCCAGTCGGTCGCCATCGCACGGTCCCTGCTCGGCGACCCGCGACTGGTCATCCTGGACGAGCCCACCGCCGCGCTCGGCGTCGAGCAGACCGCCGAAGTGCTCGAACTCATCGAGCGGCTGCGCGCCGAGGGCCACGCCGTCCTCATGGTGAGCCACAACCTCGCCGACGTCTTCGACGTGGCGGACCGGATCGTGTGCCTGCGGCTCGGCCGCAGCGTCACCGAGTTCCCCGTCGAGGGAACCACCGAGGAGCAGGTCGTCGCCGCCATCACGGGCATCGCCGACAGCAGTGCCCACAAGCGCCGGAAGCTGCGCCGCGACCGGGCCGAGGAAGGATGACCGTGACCACGAACACCGCCACCGACCGCCCACCCCGGCAGGGCGCCGTGCCGCCCGCACCACCGGCGGAGGGCAGCTGGGTACGGGAGCGAGTCCAGCGCCTGCGCACCGGCGACTTCGGACCGCTGCCCGTCATCCTCGGACTCGTCGTCATCTCGCTGGTCTTCCAGATCGCGAACCAGCGGTTCCTCTCCCCGCAGAACCTCTCCAACCTGAGCCTCCAGATCGCCTCCACCGGCGTCATCGCGCTCGGCATCGTCTTCGTCCTGATCATCGGGGAGATCGACCTCTCCGCCGGATCGGTGAGCGGGATCACCTCCGCCTCGATGGTCGTACTGAGCATCAACAGGGGCTGGCCACCGGTCCTCGCGATCGTCCTGGCGGTCGTCTTCGGCGCCGCGATCGGCCTGTTCCACGGCTTCATCTTCACCAAGCTCGGCGTTCCGTCGTTCGTGCTGACCCTGGGCGGCCTGCTCGCCTGGCAGGGCGGCCAGCTGCTCGTCCTCGGCAACCACGGCACCATCAACATCCCCTACGACGGCCCCATCGCCGCCCTCGCCAACACCACGCTCCCGGCGTGGAGCGGCTACGTGATCGCCCTGCTCTACGCGACAGCGACCCTCGGCAGGGCGTTCCGCACCGCGGCGCGGCGGCGCGAGCGGGGGCTGACCGTACGACCGCTCACCGGCACCCTGGTGCCCGCGGCCGTGATCACGGCCGTGATCCTCGTGGCGACGACCGTCTTCGCGCGGTGGCACGGCATCCCCCTGTCGCTGCTCATCTTCGTCGGACTCGTGGTGCTCGTGGAGATACTGCTGCGCGGAACGACCTTCGGCCGCAAGCTGTTCGCCGTCGGCGGCAACGCCGAGGCGGCCCGGCGGGCGGGCATCCAGGTCGGCACGGTCAAGGTCGTCGCCTTCACGATCGCCTCGTCCCTCGCGGCCTTCGGCGGTGTACTCGCGGCCTCCCGCCTGTTCGCCGTCAACCAGGCCAGCGGCGGCAGCGACATCCTGCTGAACGC
Above is a window of Streptomyces sp. NBC_01498 DNA encoding:
- a CDS encoding sugar ABC transporter permease gives rise to the protein MTTNTATDRPPRQGAVPPAPPAEGSWVRERVQRLRTGDFGPLPVILGLVVISLVFQIANQRFLSPQNLSNLSLQIASTGVIALGIVFVLIIGEIDLSAGSVSGITSASMVVLSINRGWPPVLAIVLAVVFGAAIGLFHGFIFTKLGVPSFVLTLGGLLAWQGGQLLVLGNHGTINIPYDGPIAALANTTLPAWSGYVIALLYATATLGRAFRTAARRRERGLTVRPLTGTLVPAAVITAVILVATTVFARWHGIPLSLLIFVGLVVLVEILLRGTTFGRKLFAVGGNAEAARRAGIQVGTVKVVAFTIASSLAAFGGVLAASRLFAVNQASGGSDILLNAIAAAVIGGTSLFGGRGTAYSALLGMLVIGAVSNGMDLLNQTSAVKYVITGAVLVVAVVIDSLARRGRAASGR
- a CDS encoding ATP-binding cassette domain-containing protein, whose translation is MTPTVQKTGGSPPPVLELEHISKSFGAVQALGDVSMSVAAGEVVALVGDNGAGKSTLIKTVSGAHPRDGGTMSVNGEQVSPRKPIDSTRLGIATVYQDLALCDNLDIVANLFLGREKHHGGFLSALDMEQIAVGLLKRLSVRIKDLRAPVSSLSGGQRQSVAIARSLLGDPRLVILDEPTAALGVEQTAEVLELIERLRAEGHAVLMVSHNLADVFDVADRIVCLRLGRSVTEFPVEGTTEEQVVAAITGIADSSAHKRRKLRRDRAEEG